CCACGCGCACTTCGGCGGCCGGCCGATGATGTCCGCGATGCTCGCGGAAATTCTACGCTATATGAAAGGCTTTCCCGGAGTTTGGTTCGCCAGGCACGATGAGATCGCGCGCTACGTGCTTGCAGGCCGGTGAAAAACACCGTTCGCGCTTCGACAAGCTCAGCCCGAACGGTTCGCAATCTCCCGATCTTTACCGGTCACCCTGAGACTTGTCGAAGGGTGACGGGAACACCTTTCAAGACACCACCCTCAAACTGGGAACGCTCTCTCCAACGCCGCAAGCTGAGTCTGCGACAGCTTCCAGCCTGAAGCCCCGCACGCCTCGACCACACGCTCCACTTTGTCGGTCTTCGGAATCGCGATGACGCCCGGTTTGGCAATGCACCAGTTGAGCGCGACCTGCGCCATGGTCTTGCCGGACTCGGCGGCGATTTTCTCGAGCGCGCCGAGCGCGTGCCGGTGGCGTAGAGGCGGCTTGGCGCAGAGATCGCCGCGCGCCAGCGGGCTGTAGGCGATCACGGTGATCCGCCGCTGTTGGCAATACGCCAGCGTGTCTTCTTCGACGCCGCGCTGTAGGAGACTGTACTTCACTTGATTGGAGACGATCTTGTGGCGGGTCATCGAGGCCTCCGCCTCTTGAAGATTTTTTAGATAGAAATTGCTCACGCCGATGAATCGAATCTTGCCCGCGTCCACGAGCTTCTCCATCGCGCCCATCGTTTCCGCGATCGGCACGGCGGGATCGGGCCAGTGGATCTGGTAAAGATCGATCGCGTCGACGCCCAGCCGCCTGAGGCTCTTGTCCGCGGCGCTGAGAACTTGGTCATAGCGCAAATGGTTTCCCGAGACTTTGGTCGCGATAAAAACTTTTCCCCGCATGCCTTTGATCGCCGCGCCGACCGCCGCTTCCGTGCCGTACATCTCCGCCGTGTCGATCAGGAAGGCACCCAGCTCGACGGCCTTTCGGAGCGGCTCGCCACCGCCGCCGTACTGCCAGGTGCCGAATCCGATCTCCGGCGCCTGGACTCCCGTCGCTCCCAGTTTTTTGTACTCCACGTTGCCCTCGATTTGAAAATAACTTAACGACACTCCTGTTGCAATTATTCCTGAATCTATGGGAAACAGAAGCAAAGGAACGCATCATTCGTCATGCCGCTCACTCAAATGTTTCAGCAGCATCTTCGCCTGAAGGTCATCGCGCTCACTCTAGCGATCCTCATCCTGGGCTTCGGGATCCTGGTCATCCTCAACATCCGGCGCGCGGTGGATGCGCTGGTGGCCGGGAACCGGGAGACAGCCCAACTGCTGACGGCCTCCATCACAACGAGCATCGAAAACGGAATGCTCGAAGGACATCCCGACATCATCCTCCGTCTGGTGCAGGAGCTTAAGAAAGAATTGAAGGATGTGCGCGTTCTCGACGTCTATCGGCGCAACGGCGTCGAAGCCTTCAGCGACCTTAAAACAGTCGAGGAGATCGACGCGTGGGGCATGCTCGGCCCGGCGCTGGTCGAACGGCTCACCAAGATGCACCGCGAGCCGGGCAAGACGATCAACGATCCGTTGTTTAAGCGCACGGTCGAAACGCTGGCGCCGCAGGAGACCTACGAGACGACCAGCACTGGACGCATGCTGACGTTCTTCCGTCCTCTGGAAAACCGAAAGGAGTGCCAGGACTGCCACGGCGAGGACCACAAGGTACGCGGCGTCGTCAGGGTGAGCCTGGGTCTGGAGCGGCTCGATGCCGACCTGCGGGCGGCCCGGGACCGCCAGCTCATGGTCGCGCTGGTGACGATCCTCGGAGTGGCCGTCGCCCTGACGCTTTTTTTGGGCCGCCTGGTGCTGAAGCCGATCGCGCTGGTGGCCGCGGCCGCGCACCGGATCGGCGGCGGCGACTTCGACGCCCGCGTCGCCGCCGGGAGTCGGGATGAGATCGGCGCGCTGGGCCGCGCGGTCAACGACATGGCCGGCCGGCTCCAGAGCGCGCACGAAAATCTCCAGGCGCGAAACGCGGAGCTCGCCACCGCGCTCGACAGCCTTAAAGAGTCGATGCAGAAGGTGGAGCTGC
This genomic window from Candidatus Binatia bacterium contains:
- a CDS encoding aldo/keto reductase, which encodes MEYKKLGATGVQAPEIGFGTWQYGGGGEPLRKAVELGAFLIDTAEMYGTEAAVGAAIKGMRGKVFIATKVSGNHLRYDQVLSAADKSLRRLGVDAIDLYQIHWPDPAVPIAETMGAMEKLVDAGKIRFIGVSNFYLKNLQEAEASMTRHKIVSNQVKYSLLQRGVEEDTLAYCQQRRITVIAYSPLARGDLCAKPPLRHRHALGALEKIAAESGKTMAQVALNWCIAKPGVIAIPKTDKVERVVEACGASGWKLSQTQLAALERAFPV
- a CDS encoding adenylate/guanylate cyclase domain-containing protein encodes the protein MPLTQMFQQHLRLKVIALTLAILILGFGILVILNIRRAVDALVAGNRETAQLLTASITTSIENGMLEGHPDIILRLVQELKKELKDVRVLDVYRRNGVEAFSDLKTVEEIDAWGMLGPALVERLTKMHREPGKTINDPLFKRTVETLAPQETYETTSTGRMLTFFRPLENRKECQDCHGEDHKVRGVVRVSLGLERLDADLRAARDRQLMVALVTILGVAVALTLFLGRLVLKPIALVAAAAHRIGGGDFDARVAAGSRDEIGALGRAVNDMAGRLQSAHENLQARNAELATALDSLKESMQKVELLEQVKGELVKFVPEAVTKLLEKNPNAHELEKREADVSVLFLDVEGYTRLSEQLPAQRLNRMIQDYFSSFLEIIRAHHGDVNETAGDGLMVIFQSEAGPARHAMNAATAAFQLLAKVATLNREFVGIYPAVAIHVGINSGPALVGATKLDAAGGGRWTFTASGPTTNLAARVAGLTKGGEVMVGPETAERIKEQYVLQDAGEHQLKNVSQVVHVYRLVPPGVYVKVESTA